A part of Desulfotomaculum nigrificans DSM 574 genomic DNA contains:
- the speE gene encoding polyamine aminopropyltransferase encodes MDLWFYERNIVPGLSLGLEVTSTVHSEQTEFQHLAIVDTKAMGRVLFLDNIIMTSTKFEFVYHEMITHVALNTHPNPKKVLVIGGGDGGAIREIIKHPRVEKAVLVEIDRRVVETAKEFLPEISCGLNDPRVEVLYQDGIKYVQEHQNEFDIIITDSTDPIGPAVGLFEKGFYESCRDALKEDGIFVAQTESPYYDVNLLPKVQKNTRDIFPITKLYLAFIPEYPGGCWSFTIGSKKYDPEAADLSNWPNYPTRYYNPGIHKAAFVLPNFVRELIK; translated from the coding sequence ATGGATCTATGGTTTTATGAAAGAAATATTGTACCTGGGCTGTCCCTTGGTCTAGAGGTAACAAGTACAGTCCATTCTGAGCAAACCGAATTTCAACATCTAGCCATTGTCGATACTAAGGCTATGGGCCGGGTGCTGTTCCTGGATAACATTATTATGACCAGCACCAAGTTCGAATTTGTTTATCATGAAATGATCACCCACGTGGCCTTAAATACCCACCCCAATCCTAAAAAAGTACTGGTTATTGGCGGTGGTGACGGCGGTGCTATTCGGGAAATTATTAAGCATCCCCGGGTAGAAAAGGCAGTGCTGGTGGAAATTGACCGGCGGGTAGTGGAAACCGCCAAAGAATTTTTGCCGGAGATTTCCTGTGGTCTTAATGATCCCAGGGTAGAAGTGCTCTATCAAGACGGCATTAAATATGTACAGGAGCACCAAAATGAATTTGACATAATTATTACCGATTCCACCGACCCCATTGGACCGGCCGTAGGACTGTTTGAAAAAGGTTTTTATGAGAGCTGTCGTGATGCTCTAAAAGAAGACGGTATTTTTGTGGCGCAAACCGAGTCTCCCTATTATGATGTAAATCTGCTGCCCAAAGTGCAAAAAAATACCAGAGACATCTTCCCTATTACCAAACTATACCTGGCCTTTATACCTGAATACCCCGGTGGTTGTTGGAGCTTTACCATAGGATCTAAAAAATATGATCCGGAAGCTGCAGATTTAAGCAACTGGCCCAATTACCCCACCCGTTACTACAATCCGGGAATACATAAGGCTGCTTTTGTATTACCTAACTTTGTGCGGGAACTAATTAAGTAA
- a CDS encoding tyrosine-type recombinase/integrase, whose product MAGHLQKRSKNSWTIYIEMGRDTEGKRKRLCRAFKGTKKEAEKEMARLLLEIDSGQYIEPTKLTFGDYLLNWLTDYGKSNLANTTYYSYQKIIEKHIIPEIGGILLQKLQPMHLQKYYSLKLDSLSKRTVQYHHRVIREALKHAVQLQAVTRNVADAVAAPKPQRPEINMPSIEKINEFLVAASEHQDWSIIYTTLLTGMRRGEVMGLRWSDVDFKQKVLHVRQTLQRLPKIGFYFAPPKSKKSRRPVVMPEALIEVLKNHRKKQMENMLEMGEHYQDNNLVFCRPDGTPEDPSRLNHRYKDLVDGIGMNGFRFHDLRHLHATLLMEQHVHPKIVQERLGHQTFIITLDLYTHSIPTMQREAAEKINESLGKQIQSLMAGSNRENKKGSNREAK is encoded by the coding sequence TTGGCAGGACACCTACAAAAACGCAGTAAAAATTCCTGGACCATTTACATTGAAATGGGCAGAGATACAGAAGGCAAAAGAAAGCGCCTCTGCCGGGCCTTCAAAGGTACCAAAAAAGAAGCCGAAAAAGAAATGGCCCGTTTGCTCTTGGAAATTGACAGCGGTCAATATATCGAACCCACTAAGCTCACCTTTGGTGATTATCTTCTTAACTGGCTAACTGACTATGGCAAATCAAATCTAGCCAATACCACCTACTACAGCTACCAAAAAATCATCGAAAAACACATCATTCCAGAAATCGGTGGTATCCTTCTCCAAAAACTCCAGCCCATGCACCTGCAAAAGTACTACTCACTCAAGCTAGATTCCCTGTCTAAGCGTACCGTCCAATACCACCACCGAGTCATCCGAGAAGCCTTAAAACACGCTGTCCAACTTCAGGCCGTTACCCGTAACGTCGCCGATGCCGTTGCCGCTCCTAAGCCCCAGCGGCCAGAAATCAATATGCCCAGCATAGAGAAGATTAACGAATTCCTAGTGGCTGCCAGTGAGCACCAGGATTGGTCCATTATTTACACCACCCTACTCACCGGCATGCGTAGAGGCGAAGTCATGGGCCTAAGATGGTCCGATGTGGACTTTAAACAGAAGGTCCTGCATGTCCGCCAAACCCTGCAGCGGCTCCCTAAAATCGGCTTCTACTTCGCTCCCCCAAAATCAAAAAAGAGCCGCCGGCCTGTGGTGATGCCGGAAGCTCTTATAGAAGTGCTAAAAAACCATAGAAAAAAGCAAATGGAAAATATGCTGGAAATGGGAGAACACTACCAGGATAACAACCTCGTCTTCTGCCGCCCAGACGGCACCCCAGAAGACCCCTCCCGCCTAAACCATCGCTACAAAGACCTGGTGGACGGCATCGGCATGAACGGCTTCCGCTTCCACGACCTGCGTCACCTGCACGCTACCCTACTGATGGAGCAACACGTCCACCCCAAAATTGTGCAAGAACGTCTGGGTCACCAAACTTTTATCATAACCCTGGATTTATATACTCACTCCATCCCCACCATGCAGCGCGAAGCAGCAGAAAAAATTAACGAAAGTTTAGGGAAGCAAATTCAGTCCCTGATGGCAGGAAGCAATAGAGAAAATAAAAAGGGAAGCAATCGGGAAGCAAAATAG
- the dut gene encoding dUTP diphosphatase, which yields MMRETCKRCKYGVEIIRGDYKCEKQEIKIPRDEALYPFRRCGYFEFKNSIIKIKRLHENAEMPRRATTESAGFDLHCIENFSIEPGEHKQVRTGLAFEIPQGHAMLVYARSGMARKYGLTLSNAVGVVDSDYRGEVMVLLYNSGSQRVSFRAGDRIAQAIIHKLPDIELVECEELSETERGIGGFGSTGI from the coding sequence ATGATGCGAGAAACCTGTAAACGGTGTAAATATGGAGTAGAAATCATCCGGGGTGACTACAAGTGCGAGAAGCAGGAAATAAAAATTCCTCGGGATGAAGCGCTATATCCATTTAGACGCTGTGGATATTTTGAGTTTAAAAATAGCATCATTAAAATTAAGCGACTGCATGAAAATGCTGAGATGCCCAGGCGAGCTACAACCGAAAGCGCAGGTTTTGACCTGCATTGTATAGAGAACTTCTCCATTGAACCAGGTGAGCATAAGCAGGTTCGTACCGGTTTGGCCTTTGAAATACCTCAAGGACATGCCATGTTAGTCTATGCCCGTAGCGGCATGGCCAGGAAATATGGCTTAACCCTCAGTAATGCCGTGGGAGTGGTGGATTCTGACTACCGGGGTGAGGTTATGGTTTTACTTTATAATTCAGGGAGCCAACGGGTTTCTTTTCGAGCCGGGGACAGAATTGCCCAGGCGATTATTCATAAACTTCCCGATATCGAATTGGTGGAGTGTGAGGAATTAAGTGAGACAGAAAGAGGAATTGGGGGGTTTGGCAGTACCGGCATATAA
- a CDS encoding TIM barrel protein, with amino-acid sequence MVVRFGSAGAPDSFYAQGYKSSLDMPAWLAAQGLNAYEYQCSRGVRIKEETARELGERARQYDIKLSIHAPYYINLSTEDPEKKVKTKGYILDSLRAARWMGATTAVFHPGGGPGDNRQETFKRAQNYLREILLEVKEEGLDDILLAAETMGKLNQIGSLDEILGLCSLGHPVVPCIDFGHLNAVTQGSLKTKADFAAVLDKIADALGEQILQNLHIHFSPVEFTGAGEKKHWTLKESHLYGPDFAPLAELILERRMEPVIICESQGTQAEDALVFKSIYEKLSEEK; translated from the coding sequence ATGGTTGTTCGTTTTGGTTCGGCCGGTGCTCCGGACTCCTTTTATGCCCAGGGGTATAAAAGCTCGTTGGACATGCCGGCCTGGTTGGCTGCCCAGGGGCTGAATGCATACGAATATCAATGCAGCCGTGGTGTACGTATTAAGGAAGAAACGGCCAGGGAATTGGGTGAGAGGGCCAGGCAGTACGACATCAAGTTGTCCATCCATGCACCTTACTATATCAACCTCAGTACCGAAGACCCGGAAAAGAAAGTGAAAACCAAGGGCTATATCTTGGACTCATTGCGAGCAGCTCGCTGGATGGGTGCCACCACGGCGGTCTTTCATCCCGGCGGGGGACCGGGAGATAATCGGCAGGAAACTTTTAAAAGGGCACAAAATTACCTGCGGGAAATTCTGCTGGAGGTTAAAGAAGAGGGATTAGATGACATTTTGCTGGCAGCGGAAACCATGGGCAAATTAAACCAAATAGGCAGCCTGGATGAAATATTAGGCTTATGCTCCCTGGGCCACCCGGTGGTACCCTGCATTGACTTCGGGCATCTTAATGCAGTAACTCAGGGCAGCCTGAAAACTAAAGCCGATTTCGCCGCGGTCCTGGATAAAATTGCCGATGCCTTGGGGGAGCAGATTTTACAAAATTTACATATACATTTTAGCCCGGTAGAATTTACCGGCGCCGGAGAGAAAAAACACTGGACCTTAAAGGAGAGCCACCTGTATGGACCGGACTTTGCCCCCCTGGCTGAGTTAATCCTGGAACGCCGAATGGAGCCGGTAATTATTTGTGAATCCCAGGGTACCCAGGCGGAAGATGCACTGGTGTTTAAAAGTATTTATGAAAAGTTGAGTGAGGAGAAGTAA
- a CDS encoding ImmA/IrrE family metallo-endopeptidase has protein sequence MKERILREIDRLVRQFGTRNPYELADYLDLHLVKRTLPKGIVGVVAEVLEEKYILLDAALPDEEARYIVAHEIYHHIDNHPDYFSTQKGYWGNLYERGPDYFAAGLLIEEEPEWGETIMEFSARIGVPLKLVRIWHKDAA, from the coding sequence ATGAAGGAACGAATACTTCGAGAAATTGACCGATTAGTTCGCCAATTTGGCACCCGAAATCCCTATGAGTTAGCTGATTATTTGGATTTACATCTCGTTAAGAGAACCCTGCCCAAAGGTATTGTCGGCGTAGTGGCAGAGGTATTAGAAGAGAAATACATTCTCCTGGATGCTGCTTTACCTGATGAAGAAGCCCGCTACATCGTAGCCCACGAAATCTATCATCATATCGATAATCATCCTGATTATTTTTCAACCCAGAAGGGCTATTGGGGTAACTTGTATGAGAGAGGGCCAGATTACTTCGCCGCCGGTCTTTTGATCGAGGAAGAGCCAGAGTGGGGCGAAACCATCATGGAATTCTCCGCTAGAATAGGGGTTCCCTTAAAGCTGGTTAGAATCTGGCACAAAGATGCAGCGTAA
- the speB gene encoding agmatinase produces the protein MFNLLDRGTGFMGCSEDYNNSDIVLVGAPMDFTVSFRPGTRQGPQAVRQVSIGLEEYSVMLDRDLANYRYYDAGDISLPFGHVAESLNRIGQVTAHILKDGKFPLVLGGEHLISLPVIEQVAAKYPGLKILHFDAHADLREEYMGQPYSHASVIRRVASLVGGKNIYQFGIRSGTRDEFAYARDNTNMFVGQILAPLKKVLPELQGWPVHITIDIDVVDPAFAPGTGTPEPGGCSAAEILEAIYLMKQLNVVGFDLVEISPVYDQSERTAILGAKLVREAILAFGKNNVK, from the coding sequence ATGTTTAACCTGCTGGACAGAGGTACCGGCTTTATGGGTTGCTCTGAGGATTACAACAATTCGGATATCGTGCTGGTAGGAGCACCGATGGATTTTACAGTTAGCTTCCGGCCAGGCACCCGGCAGGGACCCCAGGCTGTGCGCCAGGTATCCATCGGCCTGGAAGAGTACAGTGTCATGCTGGACCGGGATTTAGCTAACTACCGTTACTATGATGCCGGTGATATTTCCCTGCCCTTCGGGCACGTGGCAGAAAGCTTAAACCGTATTGGTCAGGTGACGGCGCACATTCTTAAGGATGGCAAGTTTCCCCTGGTGCTGGGTGGTGAACACCTGATTAGTTTGCCGGTCATTGAACAGGTGGCAGCTAAATATCCTGGTCTTAAAATACTCCATTTTGATGCCCATGCCGATCTGCGAGAGGAATATATGGGGCAGCCTTATTCCCATGCTTCGGTGATAAGACGGGTGGCCTCCCTGGTGGGCGGAAAAAATATTTACCAGTTTGGTATCCGTTCCGGTACCAGGGATGAGTTTGCTTATGCCCGGGATAACACCAATATGTTTGTGGGGCAAATTTTGGCCCCGTTAAAAAAGGTGTTACCGGAGCTGCAGGGCTGGCCGGTTCATATCACTATAGACATTGATGTAGTTGACCCGGCCTTTGCTCCGGGAACCGGGACACCGGAACCGGGCGGATGCTCAGCGGCGGAAATACTGGAAGCTATTTATTTAATGAAACAGCTAAATGTGGTTGGTTTTGATTTGGTGGAAATTAGCCCGGTATATGACCAGTCAGAACGTACCGCCATCCTGGGGGCAAAGTTGGTACGGGAAGCAATTTTAGCCTTTGGTAAGAATAATGTAAAATAA
- a CDS encoding pyruvoyl-dependent arginine decarboxylase — translation MLPTPKKYFVTAASAEGKSFLTAFDNALLKARIGNVNLLRVSSILPPGTQYDPGLVLPPGSLVPTAYGYIVSDVPGETISACVGVGISEDTFGVIMEFSGKCSKEEAEKNIENMVKEAFATRGMELKEIKIASTEHKVEKIGCALAAVPLWY, via the coding sequence ATGTTACCGACACCTAAGAAATATTTTGTCACTGCGGCTTCTGCCGAAGGAAAAAGCTTCCTAACCGCCTTTGACAATGCTTTATTAAAGGCTCGCATCGGTAACGTAAATTTGCTCAGGGTGTCCAGTATTTTACCCCCCGGCACGCAATATGATCCGGGTCTGGTATTGCCCCCGGGTTCTCTGGTGCCTACCGCCTACGGTTACATTGTTAGTGATGTGCCTGGGGAAACAATTTCTGCCTGTGTTGGTGTTGGGATATCCGAAGACACCTTCGGTGTAATCATGGAGTTTTCCGGCAAATGTTCTAAAGAAGAGGCCGAGAAGAATATTGAAAATATGGTTAAGGAAGCATTTGCCACCCGTGGTATGGAGCTTAAAGAAATTAAAATTGCTTCTACCGAACATAAAGTTGAAAAAATCGGCTGTGCTTTAGCCGCAGTTCCTCTCTGGTATTAA
- a CDS encoding 4Fe-4S binding protein: MKNILLLNRYRKQALTWFILPTVIVAGWIYPPAGFLLLLCMIGSVGLSFFRGRAWCDWMCPRGAFYDIFFQKPNKSKPIPAWLRSKGLRIFMLGLIFVTLGTQLYLFWGDINKMGMAFVRLLTLTTLVGIILAITVHPRGWCHICPMGTLASWFGKGKAPLYINSDKCTDCGLCSKACPMGLKPNQDKEAGQLLDADCIKCGSCTVACNRKALDFNPMKTVKSAEIKKAS, from the coding sequence ATGAAAAATATTTTACTGTTAAACAGATACCGTAAGCAGGCCTTAACCTGGTTTATTCTGCCTACGGTTATCGTGGCCGGTTGGATTTATCCACCCGCCGGATTCTTGCTTTTATTATGTATGATTGGTTCTGTGGGGCTGTCCTTCTTTCGGGGTAGAGCTTGGTGCGACTGGATGTGCCCACGGGGCGCCTTTTATGATATTTTCTTTCAAAAGCCCAATAAAAGTAAGCCCATTCCGGCCTGGTTACGTTCCAAGGGACTAAGAATTTTTATGTTAGGTTTGATCTTTGTTACCCTGGGAACTCAGCTATACCTGTTCTGGGGCGATATTAACAAAATGGGGATGGCATTTGTCCGGTTGCTTACCCTTACCACTCTGGTGGGAATTATTTTAGCCATTACTGTTCACCCCAGAGGTTGGTGTCATATTTGCCCGATGGGTACGCTGGCCAGTTGGTTCGGTAAAGGCAAAGCCCCGCTATATATCAACAGCGATAAGTGCACCGATTGCGGTTTATGCTCTAAAGCCTGCCCGATGGGACTGAAACCGAACCAAGACAAGGAAGCAGGCCAATTACTGGATGCCGATTGCATTAAATGCGGCAGCTGCACCGTTGCCTGCAACCGCAAGGCCCTGGATTTCAACCCCATGAAAACCGTAAAGTCTGCTGAAATTAAAAAAGCCTCTTAA
- a CDS encoding helix-turn-helix domain-containing protein, which produces MGIKVTVTLKDGSKLLEDIVRTGCTQSKFAEKVGISQPYLNQIINKEKNPGPSIAKKITDGLGKKLEDYFFIQTEC; this is translated from the coding sequence ATGGGCATTAAAGTAACTGTGACGCTAAAGGATGGGTCGAAGCTGCTGGAGGACATTGTTAGGACAGGCTGTACCCAAAGTAAGTTTGCGGAAAAGGTGGGTATTTCCCAACCCTATCTGAATCAAATCATCAATAAGGAAAAGAATCCTGGACCGTCCATAGCCAAGAAGATTACCGACGGCCTGGGCAAAAAGTTGGAGGATTATTTTTTTATCCAAACCGAGTGCTAG
- a CDS encoding ABC transporter substrate-binding protein has product MRSKLYQIGFLLLFLAFFSAVVKYHWASETVINQKVNLPEQPEVIYGLAEPIKTLDPAEASNSAEAKVLVNIFEGLVRYKANSTEIEPALATDWEISPDGRSWVFHLRRGVVFHDGTKFNAQAVKFSVERQLHPLKKDTMTYGSFTFGMVKSVEILDDYTVKFNLNAPYSPFLRNLAMPWAAPIVSPGAVTKYGEEFYRHPVGTGPFYLADWRNDTPVLLANDHYWGGTPRIKSVGFANLAPEDCAAAIKSGKITLADINSQENLTAKNITVISQPGISLNYLGLFNNRPPFNNDKVRRAVCMAVDRQAIAEKLFANRRLAANSVLPPKVLGYSENLKPYSGGPQKARALLSNYGYPDGVDITLITYDCQRPYNPLGGKELAQIIKDQLAQAGIRVKIKAYAWHEFKTALRNQSGDAFLFGWVGDNLDPDNFLYTLLSSSQIKQTNLTHYKNSEVDRLISAAQKELNEKTRERLYFHAQQIILQDTPAIFLNFGQNSVAISNNLKGVGLNPYGLPLLATAYILNK; this is encoded by the coding sequence ATGCGCAGTAAATTATATCAAATAGGATTTTTACTTTTATTTTTAGCCTTTTTTTCGGCAGTTGTAAAATACCACTGGGCTAGTGAGACTGTTATCAACCAAAAGGTGAATTTACCGGAACAACCGGAGGTTATCTATGGTTTAGCAGAACCAATTAAGACTTTAGATCCGGCGGAGGCCAGTAATTCAGCCGAGGCCAAGGTGCTGGTCAACATATTTGAAGGATTAGTCCGTTACAAAGCTAATTCCACCGAAATTGAACCTGCCTTGGCCACAGATTGGGAGATTTCCCCGGACGGTCGCAGTTGGGTGTTTCACCTGCGTCGGGGAGTAGTTTTCCATGATGGCACAAAATTTAACGCCCAAGCAGTAAAGTTCTCGGTGGAAAGGCAGCTTCACCCCCTAAAAAAAGACACCATGACCTATGGCAGCTTTACTTTCGGGATGGTTAAATCAGTAGAAATCCTTGATGATTATACAGTAAAGTTTAACCTTAATGCACCCTACAGCCCCTTTTTAAGAAATCTGGCTATGCCCTGGGCTGCCCCCATCGTTAGCCCCGGCGCGGTAACTAAATATGGTGAGGAATTTTACCGCCACCCGGTTGGCACCGGCCCCTTTTATTTAGCCGACTGGCGTAATGATACGCCTGTTTTGCTGGCCAATGATCACTACTGGGGCGGCACCCCCCGTATTAAATCTGTTGGATTTGCCAACCTTGCTCCAGAAGATTGCGCCGCCGCCATAAAGTCCGGCAAAATAACACTGGCCGACATCAACAGCCAGGAAAATCTAACGGCCAAAAATATCACCGTAATAAGTCAGCCTGGGATCTCCCTTAATTACCTGGGCCTGTTTAATAACCGGCCGCCCTTTAATAATGACAAGGTCAGACGAGCCGTCTGTATGGCCGTGGATCGCCAGGCCATTGCTGAAAAATTATTCGCCAACCGTCGCCTGGCCGCCAACAGTGTCCTGCCGCCTAAGGTATTAGGCTACAGCGAAAATCTTAAACCCTATAGCGGGGGACCCCAGAAGGCCAGGGCATTACTCAGTAATTATGGATATCCTGATGGAGTGGATATTACCCTCATCACCTATGACTGTCAACGCCCCTACAACCCCCTGGGGGGCAAGGAACTGGCACAAATTATCAAAGATCAGCTGGCCCAAGCAGGCATCAGGGTCAAGATTAAAGCCTATGCCTGGCATGAGTTTAAAACAGCCCTGCGTAATCAATCCGGAGATGCCTTTTTATTTGGTTGGGTGGGGGACAACCTGGACCCTGACAACTTCCTCTATACCTTATTATCCTCCAGCCAAATTAAGCAGACCAACTTGACCCACTATAAAAACAGTGAAGTGGATCGCTTAATCAGTGCTGCCCAAAAAGAGTTGAATGAAAAAACCCGGGAAAGGTTGTATTTTCACGCTCAACAAATTATTCTCCAAGATACCCCGGCCATATTCCTAAATTTTGGTCAAAACAGCGTAGCCATATCCAACAATTTAAAGGGAGTGGGGCTAAATCCCTACGGTCTTCCCTTATTAGCCACTGCTTATATTTTAAATAAATAA
- a CDS encoding AAA family ATPase: MKIKKLGVQNFRNHEATELELDQVNFFVGHNNAGKTTLLAALEWALTGHCLWTDRAGRGSAELICRGQKQAAVSLEVEGLGSILRSMPPNSLRVGKLTGQEAQASILNSLRTDEERLQIALNASAFLVMPPSEQRAFLFGAFGLACTAETVAEKLAAWLKATGHSEEKATALAGQAKGYYPANLTGGSEVLEVMEKRAKDLRKELKRDKQRTEAALAELSDGALLETPADEQVEELKGQLAQLRQHREELLSAAGDRNLPARRQALSHKINVLDQKLQTVQDKAAGLMAGLQGLPAQANALDEGSYGEREKDLRGAIEGLNNQMASLKGEAVNLQSRMETVTSAAKALASADRRCPLAPEHIQCGMSKTQVEEILQRLNQEYRAAQESLKDIQEQVAELLAEINQAGEELAQLKVN; encoded by the coding sequence ATGAAAATCAAGAAGCTAGGGGTACAAAATTTCCGTAATCATGAAGCCACTGAATTGGAACTGGACCAGGTGAATTTCTTTGTGGGCCATAACAATGCCGGAAAAACCACGCTACTGGCTGCCCTGGAGTGGGCCTTGACCGGCCATTGCCTTTGGACCGACCGGGCAGGCCGTGGATCTGCGGAACTAATCTGCCGGGGGCAGAAGCAAGCTGCGGTGTCACTGGAAGTGGAGGGTTTGGGTAGCATCCTGCGCAGTATGCCACCCAACAGCCTGCGGGTGGGGAAACTCACCGGCCAGGAGGCCCAGGCCAGCATTTTGAACAGTTTGCGAACAGACGAGGAACGGCTGCAAATCGCCCTCAATGCCAGTGCCTTTTTAGTCATGCCCCCATCAGAGCAGCGGGCTTTTCTTTTCGGGGCCTTTGGTCTAGCCTGTACCGCCGAAACCGTGGCGGAAAAGCTGGCTGCGTGGCTAAAAGCCACTGGTCATTCGGAGGAAAAAGCCACAGCATTGGCGGGACAGGCCAAAGGCTATTATCCGGCCAACCTCACCGGCGGGTCAGAGGTGCTGGAGGTGATGGAGAAGCGGGCCAAAGATCTACGGAAGGAATTAAAGCGCGATAAACAGCGAACCGAAGCGGCCCTGGCGGAACTATCGGATGGGGCTTTGCTTGAAACGCCGGCAGACGAGCAGGTGGAAGAATTAAAGGGCCAACTGGCCCAGTTACGACAGCATCGGGAAGAGCTTTTAAGTGCCGCCGGTGATCGCAACCTTCCGGCCAGGCGACAGGCTTTGAGTCATAAAATAAACGTCTTGGACCAAAAACTTCAGACGGTGCAGGACAAAGCAGCGGGACTTATGGCGGGATTGCAAGGTCTGCCAGCGCAGGCGAACGCACTGGACGAAGGCAGCTATGGGGAGCGGGAAAAGGACCTTCGAGGGGCTATCGAGGGCCTAAATAATCAGATGGCATCCCTTAAAGGTGAGGCTGTCAACCTACAAAGCCGCATGGAAACCGTCACCAGCGCAGCCAAAGCATTGGCCAGTGCGGATCGCCGCTGCCCCCTGGCCCCGGAGCATATTCAGTGCGGCATGAGTAAAACCCAGGTGGAGGAGATTTTACAGAGGTTAAACCAGGAATACCGGGCAGCCCAAGAGAGCTTAAAGGATATTCAAGAGCAAGTGGCGGAGCTGCTAGCAGAAATAAACCAGGCCGGTGAGGAACTGGCCCAGTTAAAGGTAAACTAG
- a CDS encoding ATP-binding protein — translation MAVKFHRAQRKKAKLRLGIAGPAGSGKTFSALQMAFGLGGPVAMIDTERGSGELYCHLGEYDVCTLEAPFTPEKYVEAIRSAEAAGYEVIIIDSLTHAWAGTGGVLDIHGYAADKSGNSWTAWRQVTPRHNELVDALLQSKCHIIATLRSKMEHIQTTENGKTVVKKVGMNPIQRDGMEYEMTVFMDIDLAHLASASKDRTGLFDGQVFKPNRETGRKLLAWLESGVPQEAVQAGSGLGSAAPVGQVPAGGNGEGTGELVSQQEKLGFTTAGANGVATKGPELNSTAGREVTGSKAVGQGAEVIDFPPAGPIVAQGPGSEAWEALYGGTGKEAAKSSQAAARSQGKGKGKAQELKTPLNSHQEDDPFWSSLENLTPPPAKAAGGKRRLF, via the coding sequence ATGGCTGTTAAGTTTCATCGGGCGCAGCGGAAGAAAGCGAAATTGCGTTTAGGGATCGCCGGTCCCGCTGGCAGTGGCAAGACCTTTTCGGCCCTGCAGATGGCCTTTGGGCTGGGCGGGCCGGTGGCGATGATTGATACCGAGCGGGGGTCTGGGGAGTTGTACTGTCATCTGGGGGAATATGATGTTTGTACCCTGGAGGCACCCTTTACGCCGGAGAAGTATGTGGAAGCCATCCGGTCGGCGGAGGCGGCGGGCTATGAGGTGATTATCATTGACAGTCTCACCCACGCCTGGGCTGGGACCGGCGGAGTGTTGGATATCCACGGTTATGCGGCGGACAAGTCCGGCAATTCTTGGACCGCCTGGCGGCAGGTGACGCCCCGGCATAATGAGCTGGTCGATGCCCTGCTACAGAGCAAGTGCCACATTATCGCCACCCTGCGGTCAAAGATGGAGCATATTCAGACCACCGAGAATGGCAAGACGGTGGTGAAGAAGGTGGGCATGAACCCCATTCAGCGGGATGGCATGGAGTATGAAATGACGGTGTTTATGGATATTGATTTAGCCCACCTGGCCAGTGCCAGCAAGGATCGGACTGGGTTGTTTGATGGGCAGGTGTTTAAGCCGAACCGGGAAACGGGGCGGAAGCTGTTGGCTTGGCTGGAAAGTGGCGTACCACAGGAGGCTGTTCAGGCAGGTAGTGGGTTAGGGAGTGCTGCACCAGTTGGACAAGTTCCTGCGGGTGGAAATGGGGAAGGTACTGGTGAGCTGGTCAGCCAGCAGGAAAAGTTGGGTTTTACCACAGCTGGGGCCAATGGGGTAGCCACAAAGGGGCCGGAGCTTAACAGCACAGCAGGCAGGGAGGTTACCGGAAGCAAGGCAGTGGGGCAGGGGGCTGAAGTGATTGATTTTCCACCGGCTGGACCCATTGTAGCACAGGGTCCTGGTAGTGAGGCTTGGGAAGCTCTGTATGGTGGCACTGGTAAAGAGGCAGCCAAGTCCAGCCAAGCTGCTGCAAGAAGCCAGGGCAAGGGCAAAGGCAAGGCCCAAGAACTGAAAACACCCCTTAATAGCCATCAAGAAGATGACCCCTTTTGGAGTTCTCTTGAGAACCTAACACCTCCCCCGGCTAAAGCAGCTGGTGGTAAAAGGAGGCTCTTTTAG
- a CDS encoding helix-turn-helix domain-containing protein, which translates to MENTQDIGSYLLQLREQFELSTRDVEKLAGVNSSFLSQIERGVKKPSPKTLARLAPVYEVSYENLMVVAGYLPAPETSGAKSLQEKVFDPNYFPNEIDLKELLLVANINFNGERMALEDKEKLLRIAEILWEERRKTEQSKKK; encoded by the coding sequence ATGGAAAACACCCAAGACATCGGGAGTTATCTTTTACAGCTTAGGGAACAGTTCGAGCTGTCCACAAGGGACGTAGAAAAACTAGCAGGAGTCAATTCTTCCTTCCTGTCTCAAATCGAACGGGGGGTTAAAAAGCCATCACCCAAAACTCTGGCAAGACTTGCTCCGGTTTATGAAGTGAGCTACGAAAACCTTATGGTGGTGGCAGGTTATCTGCCTGCACCAGAGACAAGCGGTGCCAAGAGCCTGCAGGAAAAGGTTTTTGACCCCAATTATTTTCCCAATGAAATTGACCTCAAAGAATTGCTGTTGGTCGCCAATATCAACTTTAATGGCGAGCGAATGGCCTTAGAAGACAAAGAAAAACTCCTGCGTATTGCAGAGATTCTTTGGGAGGAGCGACGCAAAACCGAACAGAGTAAGAAGAAATAA